A segment of the Excalfactoria chinensis isolate bCotChi1 chromosome Z, bCotChi1.hap2, whole genome shotgun sequence genome:
GTGCAGATAGAGCTGCTGCCATCCGAGCGGTGCCCCGAGCTGGTGTGTATATGGCGTGGTGCATGAGCCACCTAGGCTGAATTCTTTCCTTGGCGTGAGCTTTCTTATCAACACAGACAGCACATCTTTGTGAGTGACGCGTGTCAGACTGCAGAGCATTACGCAGTGTGtaacagcaggagaaaagcaaatcCAGAGGGATGTGCATTGCCTCCTGGTTGCGTAACATGATCAAATGGGGGAGCTTCCCATTGTCAGCTGTAATGTAGCACACGAGAGATTCGTATGTTGTTGTGTTTCcctctttgtttctgtatccATTAGAAAGCCTGTGCTTATGAGAGCCCTGCAGAAAATGGTGTGACGTCTGAAAGTTCTGTCCTTGCATGTTCTTCACATTTTAAGGGCTCTTCTCAGAcatgcagtgctgggtgctggtgtgagagaaagaagctggactacctgcagctctgctcacgtcctttcttttctgttttttgatgTAGGAAAAGAGGACTGAGGTGTACAGCAGTAAGAAGAACAGCACGATGGGGTCAGGAGGCTTTTCCCCAGGAAGCTCAGAGGAAGATGCAAGCAGTGACGTTACGGTTACCTCTAGCAAACATTACCTGTGTGGCTACTGTGCGGCGTTCACAAACATAGCAGTTACTTTTCCCATCCAGAAGGTCCTCTTTCGACAGCAGCTGTATGGTCTGAAAACAAAGGATGCGATACATCAGCTGCAGAAAGATGGAATTAGAAATCTCTACCGTGGGATCCTTCCACCCTTATTGCAGAAGACGACGACGCTGGCTCTCATGTTCGGCTTGTATGAGGATTTCTCCTCCTTGCTGCACAGCCACACGACTGCTCCTGAGCTCCTGACACGCAGCGTGGCAGCAGCGCTTGCGGGGACCACAGAAGCTGTTCTTACGCCCTTCGAGCGAGTGCAGACTTTGCTTCAGGACTACAAACACCACGATAAGTTCACAAACACGTACCAGGCTTTCAAGGTACTGAAAGTCTATGGGGTGAGAGAGTACTATCGGGGATTGGTGCCCATTTTGCTCCGAAACGGGCCCAGTAACGTACTCTTCTTCGGCCTGAGAGGACCTATTAAACAATGCCTGCCTGAAGCAACTTCTTACAGCGCTCATTTGGTCAATGACTTCATTTGTGGAGGGCTGTTGGGTGCCGTGCTGGGATTCTTGTTCTTCCCAATGAATGTTGTGAAAGCTCGCATGCAAGCTCAGATTGGGGGTGAATTTCAGTCCTTCTCGACAGTTTTTGTGAAGATCTGGCTGGAGCGTGACAGGAAATTGATCAATCTTTTCAGGGGAGCCCATCTGAACTACCACCGTTCAGTCCTGTCCTGGGGTATAATCAATGCAACTTACGAGTTCTTGCTAAAGCTGTTATGAAAAACACttagtttcttcatttcttctattCACTCGTTTTTTGCCACCTTTGATGATGCTTCATCCTTGGGAGCAGCGCCTGCATAGCGTGACGGGCACTTAATCTTGGCCTTCACTGCATATGGGGTGAATGCTGATACATCCAAACCTTGGTGCAATTATGGCTAGCTTCAtggattatttatttgctgGCAGGTGGATTTACCCGTGATGAAACTACAAGacaaacagatgaaaacaaaaccaaataaccCACAAACTCGTCTGTCAGTCCAGTGGCTTATTCAGTATCACTCCCAAAAGTCCCTAACACTCCGTGATGAGTGCGCTCCACCTGGTAGAACATGAAAGGCAGGGGGAGGCTGATGCAAATTCATTCCTGTATTCGATGAACTTCAGAATGCTGGTGTAAGATGACATCCTCAGATGCTGTAGGCTCCTGAGTGTTCACTGTAGCTCGTGGCCAAATGGACAACAACTCCAGAGGAGGATGACCGAGTTCTGTGCTTAAACAAAGTCTATGCCAACTCTCCTGCTGGAAGCTCGGCTTCAAGCAGAACGTCTCATTTGGCAGCATTAAAGCAGTTACTGCATGTTGCCTTCAGTGTAAACTGACTCAGAGTGGGGTTTCTGTGTGCGTGTACGTGTGCACAGTTTGTGTGAAAAGGGAAAAGTGGAAGGAGAGAAACAGCAAATACGAGAAAGCTTTAAAGTGTCCTTCCTTGTTATAATCCTTTGACTTGTAAATGCGGAGcttgttctgctttccttttctttttttttacttctttttctattattctACAGCTGCGAGGCCGGAAAGAAGACGTCTCTTTTTGTATCGCTTATTATAAACTAGTTCATTTTCCTGTGTTCTCCTGTTGTGGCAGCAGTTCTCGGGCAGCTCTTTTCCAGAGAGGCATCTTGTCTTTTGCGGATGGCTTGTGTTTCATCAGAGCTGTGACAGAACCGATCACAACAAGACTTCTTACGGGGAAGTCGGAGCTCCGTCTCCTTGGTGTCTACGTGTAACAGTTCTGTAAGACAGAATTGCACTCTAGCACTGCCAGGATTGAACTCCTGGGTAATACTGGGGCGAAGCCTGCGACTGTCGTACCAGGAGGCAGACGGACCTTTGGAATGATGCAGCACTTGGAGAAGCGTTGGTGGACTTCTGTGGGCAAGTGCAGATGAAGATGTGCAGAAACATGTGGTGTTCTGCGTCCTGCAGACGGCAGCACCGGGAGGTGTGAGGCTGCATGAGGCTGCATGAGGCTGCAGGCCTTGGAGGAGGgagcaggatggggatgggcATAACAGACCAAGAGAGGGTCCTAGTGAGAAACACTTGGTTTGGTCCTGGGAACTCAATGTCATTatgctgtatttaaaaacagacaaaaaaaaaataaaaaacaacccaaaaaaacagaacaacctCGCCAACTATTCTGAAAGATGGGGATAAACTTTTACCAAGTTGCTCTTTTCTTAAAGCTTGTAGTggtggttatttttttgtttgctgaacTGTCACAAAATACTTGCTGTAATCAGTGTGTCATGATTATTGATCCTAACCAGGTCCCTAGCTTCACAGTCCAAGAGGGCCCAGCACAAATGAGCATTGCTGTATCTGAATGTCGTGGTTACCTGCATcgaaataaaatgtttattgaATGTTTGTTACTGGCAGAGTCTGATTTTTACCGCTGTAATGgttgtggttttatttaatCTCTCCTTGATGGAATAAAAAGGGCTGGATTCTATTTCTCCCGTGGAAGACATGATTCGAAGAGTTCACACAGTTTGACCTGAGCTGTCACTAATGGATGGTGTTATGGCTGGGAAAGGACAGCCCTGTCTGCTGCTGTCTGGCTGTGCAGAAGTTAGATGGAAAACGGGAAGTATGTCATGATACCACACTGTTCCAGGCTGTTCTTTGTAAGCGTGGTTAGTTTTACAGCACGACGGCAGTAGCTGTCTAAAGAATTACAGATGTTTTACTTGTTAAAGAACAGAATGGAGGCAGAGCTGAGAGCTATCGCAGCGAGGCTACGCGCAGCAAGGGTGATGTGAAAACAGTGCACGGAgcgggctgtgctgctggcagacagcacagagacagctgtgctgcttcagctACTTCTAGCTGGGTTCAAGGCTGAACTAGTATTCCAGTATTAACAAACTGATGATGGGCAGGACTCGCTGTGCCGTGCTGACGTCCAAGAGTAGGAATGGTAGGTGATGCAAAGGCTGTTGTTTGGAGGC
Coding sequences within it:
- the SLC25A51 gene encoding mitochondrial nicotinamide adenine dinucleotide transporter SLC25A51 isoform X2, producing MGSGGFSPGSSEEDASSDVTVTSSKHYLCGYCAAFTNIAVTFPIQKVLFRQQLYGLKTKDAIHQLQKDGIRNLYRGILPPLLQKTTTLALMFGLYEDFSSLLHSHTTAPELLTRSVAAALAGTTEAVLTPFERVQTLLQDYKHHDKFTNTYQAFKVLKVYGVREYYRGLVPILLRNGPSNVLFFGLRGPIKQCLPEATSYSAHLVNDFICGGLLGAVLGFLFFPMNVVKARMQAQIGGEFQSFSTVFVKIWLERDRKLINLFRGAHLNYHRSVLSWGIINATYEFLLKLL
- the SLC25A51 gene encoding mitochondrial nicotinamide adenine dinucleotide transporter SLC25A51 isoform X1 yields the protein MAAAGGPACSGGAARRHSETSPGPRRGERGHSRPPRDGPHGAGHAEKRTEVYSSKKNSTMGSGGFSPGSSEEDASSDVTVTSSKHYLCGYCAAFTNIAVTFPIQKVLFRQQLYGLKTKDAIHQLQKDGIRNLYRGILPPLLQKTTTLALMFGLYEDFSSLLHSHTTAPELLTRSVAAALAGTTEAVLTPFERVQTLLQDYKHHDKFTNTYQAFKVLKVYGVREYYRGLVPILLRNGPSNVLFFGLRGPIKQCLPEATSYSAHLVNDFICGGLLGAVLGFLFFPMNVVKARMQAQIGGEFQSFSTVFVKIWLERDRKLINLFRGAHLNYHRSVLSWGIINATYEFLLKLL